The following are encoded together in the Ovis aries strain OAR_USU_Benz2616 breed Rambouillet chromosome X, ARS-UI_Ramb_v3.0, whole genome shotgun sequence genome:
- the STK26 gene encoding serine/threonine-protein kinase 26 isoform X2, which translates to MEYLGGGSALDLLRAGPFDEFQIATMLKEILKGLDYLHSEKKIHRDIKAANVLLSEQGDVKLADFGVAGQLTDTQIKRNTFVGTPFWMAPEVIQQSAYDSKADIWSLGITAIELAKGEPPNSDMHPMRVLFLIPKNNPPTLVGDFTKSFKEFIDACLNKDPSFRPTAKELLKHKFIVKNSKKTSYLTELIDRFKRWKAEGHSDDESDSDGSDSESTSRENNTHPEWSFTTVRKKPDPKKLQNGAEQDLVQTLSCLSMIITPAFAELKQQDENNASRNQAIEELEKSIAVAEAACPGITDKMVKKLIEKFQKCSTDESP; encoded by the exons ATGGAATACCTGGGTGGCGGTTCAGCGCTGGATCTT CTGCGAGCTGGTCCATTTGATGAGTTCCAGATTGCtaccatgctaaaggaaattttGAAAGGTCTGGACTACCTgcattctgaaaagaaaattcacCGAGACATAAAAG CTGCCAACGTCTTGCTCTCAGAGCAAGGAGATGTGAAACTTGCTGACTTTGGAGTGGCTGGCCAGCTGACGGAtacacaaattaaaagaaatacctTTGTGGGAACACCATTTTGGATGGCTCCTGAAGTTATCCAGCAGTCAGCTTATGACTCAAAA GCTGACATTTGGTCCCTGGGAATTACTGCTATTGAACTAGCCAAGGGAGAACCACCTAACTCTGATATGCATCCAATGAGAGTTCTGTTTCTTATTCCAAAAAACAATCCTCCAACTCTTGTCGGAGACTTTACTAAATCCTTTAAGGAGTTTATTGATGCTTGCCTGAACAAAGATCCATCATTT CGTCCTACAGCTAAAGAACTTCTGAAACATAAATTCattgtaaaaaattcaaagaaGACTTCTTAtctgactgaactgatagatcGATTTAAGAGATGGAAGGCAGAAGGACACAGCGATGATGAATCTGATTCTGACGGGTCTGATTC GGAGTCCACCAGCAGGGAAAATAATACTCATCCTGAATGGAGCTTTACCACTGTGCGAAAGAAGCCTGATCCTAAGAAACTACAGAATGGGGCA GAGCAAGATCTTGTACAAACCCTGAGCTGTTTGTCTATGATAATCACACCTGCATTTGCTGAA CTTAAACAGCAGGATGAGAATAATGCAAGCAGGAATCAGGCAATCGAAGAACTGGAGAAAAGTATTGCCGTGGCCGAAGCTGCCTGTCCTGGCATTACAGATAAAATGGTGaagaaattaattgaaaaatttcaaaa GTGTTCGACAGATGAATCCCCCTAA
- the STK26 gene encoding serine/threonine-protein kinase 26 isoform X1: protein MAHSPVAVQVPGMQNNIADPEELFTKLERIGKGSFGEVFKGIDNRSQQVVAIKIIDLEEAEDEIEDIQQEITVLSQCDSSYVTKYYGSYLKGSKLWIIMEYLGGGSALDLLRAGPFDEFQIATMLKEILKGLDYLHSEKKIHRDIKAANVLLSEQGDVKLADFGVAGQLTDTQIKRNTFVGTPFWMAPEVIQQSAYDSKADIWSLGITAIELAKGEPPNSDMHPMRVLFLIPKNNPPTLVGDFTKSFKEFIDACLNKDPSFRPTAKELLKHKFIVKNSKKTSYLTELIDRFKRWKAEGHSDDESDSDGSDSESTSRENNTHPEWSFTTVRKKPDPKKLQNGAEQDLVQTLSCLSMIITPAFAELKQQDENNASRNQAIEELEKSIAVAEAACPGITDKMVKKLIEKFQKCSTDESP, encoded by the exons AATAATATAGCCGATCCAGAAGAGCTCTTCACGAAATTAGAACGCATTGGAAAAGGCTCCTTTGGAGAAGTTTTCAAAGGAATTGATAACCGTAGCCAGCAAGTGGTTGCTATTAAAATCATAGACCTCGAGGAAGCCGAAGATGAAATTGAAGACATTCAGCAAGAAATAACGGTTTTGAGTCAGTGTGACAGCTCATACGTAACGAAATACTATGGATCATATTTAAAG GGTTCAAAATTATGGATAATAATGGAATACCTGGGTGGCGGTTCAGCGCTGGATCTT CTGCGAGCTGGTCCATTTGATGAGTTCCAGATTGCtaccatgctaaaggaaattttGAAAGGTCTGGACTACCTgcattctgaaaagaaaattcacCGAGACATAAAAG CTGCCAACGTCTTGCTCTCAGAGCAAGGAGATGTGAAACTTGCTGACTTTGGAGTGGCTGGCCAGCTGACGGAtacacaaattaaaagaaatacctTTGTGGGAACACCATTTTGGATGGCTCCTGAAGTTATCCAGCAGTCAGCTTATGACTCAAAA GCTGACATTTGGTCCCTGGGAATTACTGCTATTGAACTAGCCAAGGGAGAACCACCTAACTCTGATATGCATCCAATGAGAGTTCTGTTTCTTATTCCAAAAAACAATCCTCCAACTCTTGTCGGAGACTTTACTAAATCCTTTAAGGAGTTTATTGATGCTTGCCTGAACAAAGATCCATCATTT CGTCCTACAGCTAAAGAACTTCTGAAACATAAATTCattgtaaaaaattcaaagaaGACTTCTTAtctgactgaactgatagatcGATTTAAGAGATGGAAGGCAGAAGGACACAGCGATGATGAATCTGATTCTGACGGGTCTGATTC GGAGTCCACCAGCAGGGAAAATAATACTCATCCTGAATGGAGCTTTACCACTGTGCGAAAGAAGCCTGATCCTAAGAAACTACAGAATGGGGCA GAGCAAGATCTTGTACAAACCCTGAGCTGTTTGTCTATGATAATCACACCTGCATTTGCTGAA CTTAAACAGCAGGATGAGAATAATGCAAGCAGGAATCAGGCAATCGAAGAACTGGAGAAAAGTATTGCCGTGGCCGAAGCTGCCTGTCCTGGCATTACAGATAAAATGGTGaagaaattaattgaaaaatttcaaaa GTGTTCGACAGATGAATCCCCCTAA